GTTCTCGCAGAACTCGGCGGGCTTGCGGTGACCGGGGGTCTCGGGCCACGCGCAGCCGGGGCAGTCGAACCCGTGCCGCTGGTTGAGGCGCGTGAGCGTGCGGGCAGTGCGCGCGACGCCCATCTGCTCGACGGCCCGCTCGAGGGACACGAGCACGGCCGGAACCCCGGCCGCGTAGTCCTTGGCGTGGGTGACGACGAGGCCGTTCTCGTCGATGTCTTCGCGGGGACCCTGACGTGTCATGAACCCATACTGGCCCGGCTCGGACGGGTACGCACGGTGCGACGCACCGAACGTCCCGGTAAAGTCGGCTAGCCTTACCTACTCTGGGTTAGCCTTACCTTCCCTGTACGACGTCACCACGAACGAAGGGTCCTGACGATGGGTGATCTCCAGTCGCGAGCCGGCGAACTCTCACGCCGCGGGTTCCTGATCGGCAGTGCGGGCGCGCTGCTGGCCTTCGCGGCCGCATGCAGCAGCGACTCGGGCGCCGGCGGGTCGGGAGGGGGCGGCGCGACGATCGCGCACAAGTACGGAGCGACCACCGTGCCCGCCGAGGCCCAGCGGGTGGTGAGCGTCGGATACAACGACCAGGACGCCCTGCTCGCGCTCGGTGCGGTGCCGGTCGGCGTCTTCGACTGGTACGGCGACTATCCGAACGCCGTGTGGCCGTGGGCGCAGCGCCTGCTCGGCGACGCGCAGCCCGCGATCGTCGGCAGCGCGAACACCGGAATCGACGTCGAGAAGGTGGCCGCGGCGGGCCCGGACCTGATCGTCAGCACCTACTCGGGCCTGACCCAGAGTCAGTACGACAAGCTCGCGGCGCTCGCACCGACCGTCGCGCAGCCGGCCGGCGTCGCGGACTACGGGGTGCGCTGGCAGGACCAGACGGCCATCCTCGGTGAGGCGCTCGGCAAGCAGGACCGCGCCGCGGAACTGGTGTCGGGCGTGCAGAAGCAGTTCGCCGACACCGCGGCGGCCAACCCGACCTTCGCCGGCAAGACGGTGCTGGTGGGCGCGCTCAAGGGCCCCGGCCAGTTCGGTGTCTACGGCCCCGCGGATCCCAAGGTGCGCTTCTTCACCGAGCTCGGCTTCGTGAATCCGCCTGTCGCCGAACAGCTCCGGACCACCAACTTCGCCGAGATCAGTACCGAGCAGCTCTCGCTCGCGGACGTGGACCTGCTCGTCTGGTACGCCGGGGGCGGGTTCGGGGACAAGCTTCGGGCCGAGCTCGACAAGACCCCCGTCTACCAGACGCTCGACGCCGTCAAGGACGGTCGCACGATCATCCTCGAGGACGACGCCGCCGAGGCCATGACGTGGAGCACGGTGCTGAGCCTGCCGTACGCGTTGCAGCAGATCCCGCCGCGCATCGCGCCGCTTCTGTCCTGATCGGTCGGTACCCTCGCGGCATGGGAGTTGTCGTGCGACCAGTGACCCGATCGGACATCCCGGCGCTCTCGCGGGCGCTCGCGGAGGCCTTCGACGACGACCCCGTGATGTGCTGGATTCTGCCGGACGCCGCGAAGCGGCCGGCACGGCTGGCGCGGATGTTCGCCGCCGAGATCCGCTACCACCACCTTGCCGGCGGCGGAGCGGAGTTGGCGGAGTCGGATGCCGGTGTCGTCGTCGGTGGGGCGCTGTGGGATCCGCCGGGACGGTGGAAGCAGTCGCCGCTGAGCTCGTACCTGAGCCTGCCGATGTTCGCGTTCGCACTGGGCCGGCAGATGCGGGTGGGTGCCGAGGTCGAGCAGGCGCTCGAGTCCGTGCATCCGACCGAGCCGCACTGGTACCTGGCGACCATCGGCACCTCCGCCGCGGGGCGCGGCGGCGGGTACGGGAAGGCGCTGTTGAACTCGCGGTTGTCGCGGTGCGACGCCGAGCGGACACCCGCCTACCTCGAATCGAGCAAGGAAGCGAACATCCCCTACTACGAGCGGTTCGGGTTCGAGGTCACCGGCGAGGCCGTGATTCCGAACGGCGGCCCGACGCTGTGGCAGATGTGGCGCAACCCGCGCTGAACGGGCTCCCGCCCGGTGCGTGACGCCGGTCATGGCCGATGACCACGTGGTACCAATCAGGGGTGACCTCGAGCCAGCAGCCCCCCGCCACGCCGTTCCACGATCTCGACGACTACCTGGCACTGCCGCGGCTGTCCGGGCTCGAGCTGTCGCCGGACGGCACACGATTGGTCGTCACACAGGCGACGCTCGACGACACCGGCACCAAGTACGCGTCGGCGGTGTGGGAACTGGACCCCGCCGGGGAGCGGCCCGCTCGGCGGTTGACGTGGGGGACGAAGGGCGAGTCCGGGGCCGCGTTCACCGCCGTAGGCGATGTGCTGTTCACCGCGTCCCGCCCCGCGCCGGACGAGTCGGACGACGCCCCGAACTCGCTGTGGCGGCTGCCGGCGGGCGGCGGTGAGGCCTCCCGGGTGGCCGTGCGGGGTGGGGGGATCTCCGGCGTGCGGGCAGCGCGGTCGGCGCCGCACATGGTCGTGTCCACAGGCGTGCTCGGCGCGTCCGGCACCGCCGAGGACGACGAGCGGATCCGCGGCGACCGCAAGGACAAGAAGGTCAAGGCGATCCTGCACACCGGATACCCGGTGCGGTACTGGGACCACGACCTCGGCCCCGACGTCCCCCACCTGCTGTCCGGCGCCACCGACACCGACAGCGGGACCGGGGAGATCGAGCTCGACGACCTGACGCCGGCGCCGGGCGGCGCGCTCCGGGACGCCGACTACGACCTCGCGGCCGACGGATCGTTCGTCGTCACCACGTGGATCGTGCCCGGTGTCCTCGGCACCCGCCGGACCGTCCTGGCGCGGATCGACACCGCGACGGGGGAGCGGACCGTGCTCGTCGACGACGACGCGGCGGACATGATGCGTCCCGCGATCGCGCCCGACGGCACCAGCGTCGTGTACCTGCGCGAGGCGTACGGCGATCCCGAGCAGGCGCCGCGAATCACCTTGCACCGCTACACCTTCGACAAGGGCGCTGTCGAGGATCTCGCGCCCGGGTGGGATCGCTGGCCCACCGCCGTCGCGTGGCTGCCCGGCGGCGACGGACTGCTGCTCACGGCCGACGACCACGGCCGCGGCCCGGTCTTCGTGCTGCGCGGGGACCAGCCTGCTGCCCTCACCACCGACGACGCGGCCTACACCGACCTGCGCGTCGCGCCCGACGGTGCGGCGGTCTACGCGCTCCGGGCGTCGTATGCGCAGCCGCCGCGGCCGGTGCGGATCGCGCTCACCGGGGACGACGCCGGCACCGTCACGGACCTGCGCGCCCCGTCGGAGTCGCCGCAGCTGCCGGGCCGGCTCACCGAGGTCGTCGGGCAGGCGGCCGACGGCACCCCGTTGCGCGCGTGGCTGGCGCTGCCGGACTCCGCGTCCGCCGAGGCGCCGGCGCCGCTGCTGCTGTGGGTGCACGGTGGCCCCCTCGGTTCGTGGAACACGTGGTCGTGGCGGTGGAATCCGTGGCTGCTCGTCGCGAAGGGGTACGCGGTGCTGCTGCCCGATCCGGCGCTGTCGACCGGGTACGGCCAGGACTTCGTCCAGCGCGGGTGGGGCCAGTGGGGCAAGGCGCCCTACACGGATCTGATGGCGATCACCGACGCGGCCGTCGCGCTGGCGGAGGTCGACGCGAAGCGCACCGCCGCGATGGGCGGATCGTTCGGTGGCTACATGGCGAACTGGATCGCCGGGCACACCGACCGGTTCCAGGCGATCGTCACGCACGCGAGCCTGTGGGCGCTCGACCAGTTCGCCCCGACCACCGACGCCGCCTGGTACTGGGCGCGCGAGATGACACCCGAGATGGCGTTCGAGAACTCGCCGCACCTGTACGTCGCCGACATCGTCACCCCGATGCTGGTCATCCACGGGGACAAGGACTACCGCGTGCCGATCGGCGAGGGCCTGCGCCTGTGGTACGAACTGCTGTCGGAGTCGGGGCTGCCCGCCGACGCCGACGGCAAGACCGACCACCGCTTCCTGTACTTCCCCGACGAGAACCACTGGGTGCTCAGCCCGCAGCACACCAAGGTCTGGTACCAGGTCGTCGAGTCGTTCCTGGCCGAGCACGTTCTCGACGAGGACGTCCCGCTGCCCGACGTCCTCGGCTCCTGACATTGCGTTTTGCGCACTTATCGCTCCGGGACGGGGTCGTCCGAGACCGATAAGTGCGCAAAACGCGGGGCGGGGAGAGGTCTTCCGAGCCGGGTCCGGACGATTCGCCGCCACTGATTACGATTGGGGGGTGACCAGTGCGCCAGAGACTCCCCAGACCCCCGCAGACGCCCTCCCCAAGAGCTGGGACCCCAGCGCGGTAGAGGCCGACTTGTACCAGGGCTGGGTAGACGCCGGTTACTTCACCGCCGATCCGTCGAGCGACAAGCCCGGCTACTCGATCGTCCTGCCGCCGCCGAACGTCACCGGCTCGCTGCACATGGGCCACGCGCTCGACCACACCCTCATGGACGCGCTGTGCCGCCGCAAGCGGATGCAAGGCTACGAGGTGCTGTGGCTGCCCGGCATGGACCACGCCGGCATCGCGACGCAGACCATCGTCGAGAAGCAGCTCGCGGCCGACGGCAAGAAGAAGGAAGACTTCGGACGCGAGGCCTTCATCGAGAAGGTCTGGGACTGGAAGCGTGAGTCCGGCGGCACCATCCAGGGCCAGATGCGTCGCATCGGCGACGGCGTCGACTGGAGCCGCGACCGCTTCACGATGGACGAGGGCCTCTCGCGTGCCGTCCAGACCATCTTCAAGCGCCTGTACGACGAGGGTCTGATCTACCGCGCCGAGCGTCTGGTCAACTGGTCGCCGGTGCTGCAGACCGCGATCTCCGACATCGAGGTCAAGTTCGAGGAGGTCGAGGGCGAACTCGTCTCGCTGCGCTACGGCTCCCTCGACGACGACGAGCCGCACGTGATCGTCGCGACCACCCGCGTCGAGACGATGCTCGGTGACACCGCCGTCGCCGTCCACCCGGACGACGAGCGCTACAAGCACCTCGTCGGCACCACGCTCGAGCACCCGTTCACCGGGCGCCGGATCCCGATCATCGCCGACGAGTACGTCGACCCCGAGTTCGGCACCGGCGCCGTGAAGATCACGCCGGCGCACGACCCCAATGACTTCGAGATGGGCCTGCGGCACGACCTGCCGATGCCCACGATCATGGACAAGACCGGCAAGATCGCCGACACCGGAACGCAGTTCGACGGCATGGACCGCTTCGAGGCCCGCGTGAAGGTGCGCGAGGTGCTCGCCGAGCAGGGCCGCGTCGTCGCCGAGAAGCGTCCGTACCTGCACAGCGTCGGTCACTCCGAGCGCTCGGGCGAGACCATCGAGCCGCGGCTGTCGATGCAGTGGTGGGTCAAGGTCGATGCACTCGCCAAAGCCGCCGGTGACGCGGTCCGCAACGGCGACACCGTCATTCACCCGGCCAGCCAGGAGCCGCGCTGGTTCGCGTGGGTCGACAACATGCACGACTGGTGCATCTCGCGCCAGCTGTGGTGGGGTCACCGCATCCCGATCTGGTACGGCCCGAACGGCGAGGTGCAGTGCTTCGGTCCGGACGAGACGGCGCCCGAGGGATGGGAGCAGGACCCCGACGTCCTCGACACGTGGTTCTCGTCGGGTCTGTGGCCGTTCTCGACGATGGGCTGGCCCGACAAGACCCCCGAGATCGAGAAGTTCTATCCCACGAGCGTTCTCGTCACCGGCTACGACATCCTGTTCTTCTGGGTGGCCCGGATGATGATGTTCGGCACCTACGTCGCCGGCGACGACGCCGTGGGCGGCGGCAAGGTCCCGTTCAAGGACCTGTTCCTGCACGGACTCGTCCGTGACCAGTACGGCAAGAAGATGTCGAAGTCCCGCGGCAACGGCATCGACCCGCTCGACTGGGTCGACCGCTTCGGCGCCGACGCCCTGCGCTTCACGCTCGCCCGCGGCGCCAACCCGGGCAGCGACCTCGCGGTCGGCGAGGACCACGCGCAGTCGTCCCGGAACTTCGCGAACAAGCTGTTCAACGCCACCAAGTTCGCGCTGATGAACGGTGCCGTGGTCGCGGAACTGCCGGCCCGCGACCAGCTCACCGACGCCGACCGCTGGATCCTCGACCGGCTCGAGCAGGTCCGCACCGAGGTGGACGAGGCGTTCGAGAAGTTCGAGTTCTCGAAGGCGTGCGAGGCGCTGTACCACTTCGCGTGGGACGAGGTGTGCGACTGGTACCTCGAGCTCGCCAAGGTTCAGCTCGCCGACGGTTCCGTCCACGCCGACGGCACCAAGGCCGTCCTCGGCAACGTGCTCGACACGCTGCTTCGGATGCTGCACCCGGTCATCCCGTTCGTCACCGAGACACTGTGGAAGGTGCTCACCGGCGGTGAGTCCGTCGTGGTCTCCGAGTGGCCGCGCGGCACCGACGTCGCGACGGATTCCGTTGCGGCCCAGCGTGTCGAGGACATGCAGCGCCTGGTGACCGAGGTCCGCCGCTTCCGCAGCGACCAGGGCCTCAAGCCGTCGCAGAAGGTGGCCGCGCGCCTGTCCGGTGCCACCGACGCCGACATCGAGAGCCAGCTGGCGTCGGTGGCGTCGCTCGCGAAGCTCACCGAGCCGTCCGAGACGTTCGCTGCCACCGCCTCGGTCGAGGTGCGCCTGAGCAAGGCCACTGTCACGGTCGAGCTGGACACGTCGGGCACGGTCGATCTGGGTGCCGAGAAGAAGCGCCTCGAGAAGGACCTCGCGGTCGCCGAGAAGGAGCTGGCGGGCACCACCGCCAAGCTGTCCAACGAGGCGTTCCTCGCGAAGGCCCCCGACGCGGTCGTCGACAAGATCCGCACCCGCCAGCAGGTGGCGCAGGAGGAGATCGCCCGCATGACCGCACGTCTGAAGGAGCTGGGCGGAGCGTGACCACCGAACGCCCGGGCGAACCCACCCCGGTCGATCTCGCCGAACTCGCACTCGTCGAGGCGGAGCTGGATCAGCGCTGGCCCGAGACCAAGATCGAGCCGTCGCTGACCCGCATCTCCGCGCTGATGGATCTGCTCGGTTCGCCGCAGCACAGCTATCCGGCCATCCACGTCGCCGGCACCAACGGCAAGACGTCGGTGACGCGGATGATCGACGCCCTGCTCACCCAGCTGCATCGCCGGACCGGACGGACGACCAGCCCGCACCTGCAGCTGGCGACGGAGCGGATCAGTATCGACGGCAAACCGATCCCGGTGCGGACGTACATCGACACGTACCGCGAGATCGAGCCGTACGTCCGGATGATCGACCAGCAGTCCGAGGCCGCGGGCGGTCCCGCGATGAGCAAGTTCGAGGTGACCACCGCGATGGCGTACGCCGCGTTCGCGGAGGCGCCGGTGGACATCGCCGTCGTCGAGACCGGGCTCGGTGGCAAGTGGGACGCCACCAACGTCATCGACGCGCAGGTCGCGGTGATCACCCCGATCGGGCTCGACCACATCGACTACCTGGGCCCCGACCTCGCGTCGATCGCGGGGGAGAAGGCCGGGATCATCAAGAAGGGCCGCGACAGCGGGATCGAGGGCGTCGCCCCGGTGGATACCGTCGCGATCCTGGCCGAGCAGGAGCCCGAGGTGATGGACGTGCTGCTGCGGCGCGCCGTCGAGGTCGATGCGGCCGTCGCCCGCGAGGGATCCGAGTTCAAGGTGCTGCGGCGCCAGATCGCGATCGGCGGCCAGCAGCTCGAGTTGCAGGGACTCGGCGGCGTGTACGAGGACATCTTCCTGCCGCTGCACGGCGAGCATCAGGCGCGCAACGCGTCGCTCGCCCTCGCCGCTGTGGAGGCGTTCTTCGGGGCCGGGCCGGATCGTCAGCTCGAGGCCGACGCGATCCGCGCCGGCTTCGCGTCGGTGGTCAATCCGGGACGACTCGAACGGGTGCGCAGCGCGCCCACGGTGTTCCTCGACGCCGCGCACAACCCGCACGGGGCGAAGGCGCTCGCCGCCGCGCTGTCGGCGGAGTTCGACTTCCGCAAGCTCGTCGGAGTCGTCAGCGTCATGGGCGACAAGGACGTCGAGGGCATCCTCGACGCCCTCGAGCCGGTCTTCGACGAGTTGGTCGTCACCCACAACGGGTCGCCGCGGGCGATGGACGTCGAGGACCTGGCGAATCGTGCGGTGGCCCGCTTCGGCGACGAGCGGGTCGTGGTCGCCCCAACCCTGGCAGACGCACTCGAGACAGCGATCGGGTTGGCGGAGGAAGTCGCCGAACCCGGCGAGGCAGTATCGGGAGCGGGCGTCGTGGTCACCGGTTCGGTTGTGACCGCCGGCGTCGCCCGATCCCTGTTCGGAAAGGACCCCGCGTGAGCGAGACCCCGGAGACCCCTGAGAACAACCAGCCCGGGTTCCGCCCGCCGGCGAACGATCCGTGGAAGGGCTTCCGCGGTGTGATGGCGGGAACCCTCGTCCTCGAAGCGATCGTGGTGCTGCTGGCGCTGCCGGTGGTGGCCGTCGTCAATGCGTCCGGCCTGACGTGGTTCTCCGGCACCTACATCTGCGTGCTGGCGGTGCTCATGATCGTCGGCTCCGGCATGCAGGGGCGGCCGTGGGCGATGAAGTTCAACCTGACACTGCAGGTCTTCACCATCCTCGGGTTCTTCGTGGACACGGCGCTCGGCGTCATCGGTCTGCTCTTCGGTGCGGTGTGGCTGTACATCGTGTACCTCCGCAAGGACATCGCCCGCCGGATCGAGCAGGGTCTGCTTCCTGGGCAACGAGACTGACCGTCTACGCTGTTTCCGTGAACGAGCGCACCCTGGTATTGATCAAGCCCGACGGCGTGGCTCGCGGCTACGTCGGCGAGATCCTCTCCCGCATCGAACGTAAGGGTCTGACCATCGCGGCGATGGAGCTGCAGACCGCGTCGAACGACGTCGCCGCGACGCACTACGCGGAGCACGAAGGCAAGCCGTTCTACCCGGGACTGCTCGAGTTCATCACGTCCGGTCCGCTCGTGGCCGCGGTCCTGGAAGGCCCGCGCGCGATCGCGGCGTTCCGGCAGATCGCCGGTGGCACCGATCCGGTCGAGAAGGCCGTCCCCGGCACCATTCGTGCGGACCTGGCCCTCGACGGCGGCCAGAATCTCGTGCACGGTTCCGACTCCGTCGACTCCGCCGAGCGTGAGATCGCGCTCTGGTTTCCCCAGCTCGCCGGGGCCTGAGCCCCTCGACTCCGACGCTCCTCGGGCCCTGTGCCCGGGGAGCGTCTTTTTGTTTCGCCACCTACCGGTGCGCCGATGGGCGGAGACCGGGCGCAGGTGTGGGATACTTGACTCGGTCGGACCGCAATTTTGCTCCACGCGGATCCGATCGGATGACACCACGGTGCGAAGCCCGTCATCGCTGCCTCACCGGCGCAGGTAATCCCTGCTACGTGCGGCACGCTGGATGATCAGGCGCTCACGTCGTGAACGGTCAGGCGTACCACGCCGTGGGCCGCCGCCATCCTGCCAGGCACCGCGCGATTTCGCAGTGATAACGGACACTGCGGAGCACGTGGAGCGAGACCAGACAATCTCGTACCCCGGTGCGAGTACACAACCATCGCCCCCGCGCGGCCGCGGTCACATCCGATCTCCAGACGGATGGACGCGCCCGGGGGCTCGAGGAGAATACGTGGCCGATCAAGCGCCGCCCGAAAGTGTGCAGGAACCGATCGCGGAAGCGACGGTCGAACCAAGTACCACCCCGGTACTTCCCGAGAAGATTCGCGTCCACGCGTTGGCGAAGCTGCTCGGCGTCACCAGCAAGCAGGTCCTCGCCGAGGCCGCCGCGCTGGGTACCGAGCTGCGCAGCGCGCAGTCCAGCCTGCAGCGTGACATCGCCGAACGCATCCACGCGACGATGTCCGGTGCCGTCGAGCCGAGCCCCGAACCGGAGACCCCGGTGGCGGAGGCTCCGGTGACCGAACCAGTCGCCGACCAGGCCCCCGCCGAGCAGGCAGCCGAGAAGCCGGAGAAGCCGGCGCCCCGCAAGCGTGCCCGCAAGAAGGCCGCGCCCAAGGTGAAGGCCGACGCAAAGGCCGAGGAAAAGGTTGAGGCCGTCGCCGAACCCGAGCCGACGCCGGCCCCCGAGGAACCCGGCGCGACCGGTGCCGGGTTGTTCACCCACACCGAACTGGGTGCAGAGCACGAGCCCGAGCAGTCCGCACCCGCCGCCACCGTGCAGGCCCCGCTGTTCCTCCAGCCCGAGGCCGTGGTCGAGGAGACCGCTCCGCGTCGTCGTCGCAGTCGGCGCGCGGCCGCCGCGCCCGAGGTGAGCGACGAGCACGCCGAGTCGACCGACGAGGCGACCACCGCTCCTTCCGGCACGGACGAGGCGGCGGCTGCGACCGAGTCGGCCGAGACCACCGAGACCGCCGAGTCCACCGAGACCGAAGGCGGCGATCAGCAGCGTCGGCGCCGTCGCGGCCGTCGCGGCCGTGGTCGTGGCCGCGGCGAGCAGGCCGCCGAGAGCGCCGAGTCGGAGGAGACCGAGGAGAAGGTCGCCGGCGAGGGTGAAGCCGCAACCGAGTCGCAGCCGTCCGCGGACGAGACTGCCGAATCCGGTGAGGCAGCCGAGACGAGCGAGGGCGCCGAGGCAGGCGAGGACGAGGAAGCCGGCGACGGCACCAGCCGTCGTCGCCGTCGTCGCCGTCGCCGCAAGGGCGGCGCCGAGGGCGACGTCACGGCGGAGGACGATCCGCCGAACACCGTCGTGCACGAGCGCGAGCCGCGGAACAAGGCCCGCGCCAAGGACGAGGTGCAGGGCATCAGCGGCTCCACCCGCCTCGAGGCGAAGCGTCAGCGTCGCCGCGACGGTCGCGACGCCGGCCGTCGTCGCCCGCCCATCCTGAGCGAGTCGGAATTCCTGGCCCGCCGTGAGGCGGTCGACCGGGTGATGGTCGTGCGCGAGAAGGTCGGCGGGTCGAACCCGGCGGCGTCGACCCAGGTGGCGGTCCTCGAGGACGGCGTCCTGGTCGAACACTTCGTGACGGGTTCGTCGTCGGCGTCGATGGTCGGCAACGTCTACCTCGGCCGCGTGCAGAACGTGCTTCCCAGCATGGAGGCGGCGTTCATCGACATCGGACGCGGCCGCAACGGCGTGCTGTACGCCGGTGAGGTCAACTGGGAGGCGGCCGGTCTCGGCGGCCGGGAACGCAAGATCGAGCAGGCGCTCCGCCCGGGCGACCAGGTGCTGGTCCAGGTCAGCAAGGATCCGGTGGGCCACAAGGGTGCCCGCCTGACCACGCAGATCAGCCTCGCCGGGCGCTTCCTGGTGTACGTGCCCGGCGGCACGTCCACCGGCATCAGCCGCAAGCTGCCCGACACCGAGCGCAAGCGCCTCAAGGAGATCCTCCGCGAGATCGTGCCGGCCGACGCCGGTGTGATCATCCGCACGGCGTCCGAGGGCGTCAGCGAGGAGGAACTCTCGCGGGACGTCACCCGACTGCAGTCTCAGTGGGCGACTATCGAGGAGCAGGCGGCGAAGGCGAAGGACGGCAAGTCCGGTTCGCCTCAGGCGCTGTACGAGGAGCCCGACCTGCTGGTCAAGGTCGTCCGGGACCTGTTCAACGAGGACTTCTCGAAGCTCGTCATCGAGGGCGAGAAGGCGTGGAGCACGGTCGAGTCGTACATCAAGACCGTGGCCCCGGACCTGCTGCCGCGCGTCGAGCGGCACGATTCCGAGCCGGGCGCTTTGGACGTATTCGAGACGCACCGCATCGACGAGCAGTTGGCGAAGGCGCTCGATCGCAAGGTGTGGCTGCCGTCAGGCGGCACGCTGGTGATCGATCGCACCGAGGCGATGACCGTCATCGACGTCAACACCGGCAAGTTCACGGGCTCGGGTGGCAATCTCGAGGAGACCGTCACTCGGAACAACCTCGAGGCGGCCGAGGAGATCGTGCGGCAGATGCGCCTGCGCGACATCGGCGGCATGATCGTGGTCGACTTCATCGACATGGTCCTCGAGTCCAACCGTGACCTGGTGCTGCGGCGTCTCACTGAGTCGCTCGGTCGGGACCGCACCCGCCATCAGGTGTCCGAGGTCACGTCGCTGGGCCTGGTCCAGATGACGCGCAAGAAGCTCGGCACCGGTCTGGTCGAGGCGTTCTCCACCACGTGTGAGCATTGCCACGGCCGGGGCATCATCGTCCACAACGAGCCCGTCGAGGTGAAGTCCGGCGACGAGGGCCGCGGTCAGCCGAAGGAGTCGGGCGGACGCAAGAAGCGCGGCCGCGACCGTGCGGCGGCGGCAGCGCAGGAACCGGCGGCCAACGGGCAGCACGCCCACCCGTCGCAGGAGGAGGCGGCCGCCGACGCGACCGTCAAGCGGGCGCACCCGGTGGCGCTCGCGATGGCCTCGCACCACGACGAAGACCACCCGGACGAGTCCGAGGCGGACACCGGACAGGTCGAGAAGCACGAAGTCGAGGCACCGCCGGCGGAGCCCGAAAAGGCCGAGGCGGCAACGGTCGAGCCTGCG
This genomic stretch from Prescottella soli harbors:
- a CDS encoding translation initiation factor IF-2 N-terminal domain-containing protein is translated as MADQAPPESVQEPIAEATVEPSTTPVLPEKIRVHALAKLLGVTSKQVLAEAAALGTELRSAQSSLQRDIAERIHATMSGAVEPSPEPETPVAEAPVTEPVADQAPAEQAAEKPEKPAPRKRARKKAAPKVKADAKAEEKVEAVAEPEPTPAPEEPGATGAGLFTHTELGAEHEPEQSAPAATVQAPLFLQPEAVVEETAPRRRRSRRAAAAPEVSDEHAESTDEATTAPSGTDEAAAATESAETTETAESTETEGGDQQRRRRRGRRGRGRGRGEQAAESAESEETEEKVAGEGEAATESQPSADETAESGEAAETSEGAEAGEDEEAGDGTSRRRRRRRRRKGGAEGDVTAEDDPPNTVVHEREPRNKARAKDEVQGISGSTRLEAKRQRRRDGRDAGRRRPPILSESEFLARREAVDRVMVVREKVGGSNPAASTQVAVLEDGVLVEHFVTGSSSASMVGNVYLGRVQNVLPSMEAAFIDIGRGRNGVLYAGEVNWEAAGLGGRERKIEQALRPGDQVLVQVSKDPVGHKGARLTTQISLAGRFLVYVPGGTSTGISRKLPDTERKRLKEILREIVPADAGVIIRTASEGVSEEELSRDVTRLQSQWATIEEQAAKAKDGKSGSPQALYEEPDLLVKVVRDLFNEDFSKLVIEGEKAWSTVESYIKTVAPDLLPRVERHDSEPGALDVFETHRIDEQLAKALDRKVWLPSGGTLVIDRTEAMTVIDVNTGKFTGSGGNLEETVTRNNLEAAEEIVRQMRLRDIGGMIVVDFIDMVLESNRDLVLRRLTESLGRDRTRHQVSEVTSLGLVQMTRKKLGTGLVEAFSTTCEHCHGRGIIVHNEPVEVKSGDEGRGQPKESGGRKKRGRDRAAAAAQEPAANGQHAHPSQEEAAADATVKRAHPVALAMASHHDEDHPDESEADTGQVEKHEVEAPPAEPEKAEAATVEPANAEPEKAEPEPEAPAAPRARRRSRRVSRAAAAPAGEATEAGTVFVVPTSEPTPEPSPEPSPEPVAEPEAVSAAPAASDAAGDGEAQVSRRPRRRRAAARPAGPPVDAEA